The Triticum aestivum cultivar Chinese Spring chromosome 7B, IWGSC CS RefSeq v2.1, whole genome shotgun sequence genome window below encodes:
- the LOC123157366 gene encoding E3 ubiquitin-protein ligase RGLG4 isoform X1 — MGGVLSALFGGHRRRAAEARRMTMSRSGEPSGHGRGGGGGGEQRRRGMLSKKYSYIPDTFTSLDQVIDDGPSSSHMIVPRFIFISCLLACLTWLALISQVASALRDQGLESSNLILGVDFTKSNEWTGKRSFNGQSLHKLGDAPNPYEAAISIIGKTLAPFDEDNLIPCFGFGDATTHDYNVFSFHPDNSPCHGFEEVLACYRNVVPHLRLSGPTSFAPIVEAAVDIVDRTGGQYHVLVIVADGQVTRSVDTSDGDLSPQERRTVDSIVMASSYPLSIVLVGVGDGPWEDMQKFDDKLPARAFDNFQFVNFTSIMSRNATLQQKESAFALAALMEVPIQYKATMELGILGRSTGKAKRVVPAPPPLPGSAQRQPSSFRREASGANAAAAEPREDQVCPICLTNAKDLAFGCGHMCCRECGENLDRCPICRETIRSKLRLYTG, encoded by the exons ATGGGCGGGGTGTTGAGCGCGCTGTTCGGCGGCCACCGGCGGAGAGCGGCCGAGGCGAGGAGGATGACGATGTCGAGGAGCGGTGAGCCGTCGGGACACGGCcgtggaggcggcggaggcggcgagcaGCGGCGGAGGGGGATGCTGTCCAAGAAGTACTCGTACATACCGGACACCTTCACCTCTCTCGACCAGGTGATTGATGACGGGCCATCTTCATCTCACATGATTGTTCCTCGCTTCATCTTCATCTCCTGCCTGCTCGCCTGCCTGACTTGGTTAGCTTTGATTTCTCAGGTGGCTTCGGCGCTGCGCGATCAGGGCCTCGAGTCGTCCAACCTCATCCTCGGGGTGGACTTCACCAAGAGCAACGAATGGACAGGGAAGCGGTCGTTCAACGGACAGAGCCTGCACAAGCTGGGCGACGCGCCCAACCCTTACGAGGCGGCCATCAGCATCATCGGCAAGACGCTCGCTCCCTTCGACGAGGACAACCTCATCCCCTGCTTCGGCTTCGGCGACG CGACCACGCACGACTACAACGTCTTCAGCTTCCACCCGGACAACTCGCCGTGCCACGGCTTCGAGGAGGTGCTGGCCTGCTACCGGAACGTCGTGCCGCACCTCAGGCTATCAG GGCCGACGTCCTTCGCGCCGATCGTGGAGGCCGCCGTCGACATCGTGGACAGGACCGGAGGCCAGTACCATGTCCTCGTCATCGTCGCCGACGGCCAG GTCACTAGGAGTGTGGATACCAGTGATGGCGATCTGAGCCCGCAGGAGAGAAGAACCGTGGACTCCATTGTCATGGCCAG TTCGTATCCCTTGTCCATCGTGCTGGTCGGGGTCGGGGATGGCCCATGGGAGGACATGCAGAAGTTCGACGACAAGCTCCCCGCGCGCGCCTTCGACAACTTCCAG TTTGTGAACTTCACGTCCATCATGTCGAGGAACGCGACGCTGCAGCAGAAGGAGTCGGCGTTCGCGCTGGCGGCGCTCATGGAGGTGCCCATCCAGTACAAGGCCACCATGGAGCTCGGCATCCTAGGCCGGTCCACGGGGAAGGCCAAGAGGGTCGTCCCGGCCCCGCCTCCGCTGCCGGGGTCTGCGCAGAGGCAGCCGTCGTCGTTCAGGCGGGAGGCTAGCGGCGCGAACGCCGCGGCGGCGGAGCCAAGAGAGGATCAG GTGTGCCCAATCTGCTTGACCAATGCCAAGGATCTAGCATTTGGCTGCGGCCACATG TGTTGCAGGGAGTGTGGGGAGAACCTCGACAGATGCCCGATATGCCGAGAGACAATACGCTCCAAGCTGAGGCTGTACACGGGATGA
- the LOC123157366 gene encoding E3 ubiquitin-protein ligase RGLG4 isoform X2 codes for MGGVLSALFGGHRRRAAEARRMTMSRSGEPSGHGRGGGGGGEQRRRGMLSKKYSYIPDTFTSLDQVASALRDQGLESSNLILGVDFTKSNEWTGKRSFNGQSLHKLGDAPNPYEAAISIIGKTLAPFDEDNLIPCFGFGDATTHDYNVFSFHPDNSPCHGFEEVLACYRNVVPHLRLSGPTSFAPIVEAAVDIVDRTGGQYHVLVIVADGQVTRSVDTSDGDLSPQERRTVDSIVMASSYPLSIVLVGVGDGPWEDMQKFDDKLPARAFDNFQFVNFTSIMSRNATLQQKESAFALAALMEVPIQYKATMELGILGRSTGKAKRVVPAPPPLPGSAQRQPSSFRREASGANAAAAEPREDQVCPICLTNAKDLAFGCGHMCCRECGENLDRCPICRETIRSKLRLYTG; via the exons ATGGGCGGGGTGTTGAGCGCGCTGTTCGGCGGCCACCGGCGGAGAGCGGCCGAGGCGAGGAGGATGACGATGTCGAGGAGCGGTGAGCCGTCGGGACACGGCcgtggaggcggcggaggcggcgagcaGCGGCGGAGGGGGATGCTGTCCAAGAAGTACTCGTACATACCGGACACCTTCACCTCTCTCGACCAG GTGGCTTCGGCGCTGCGCGATCAGGGCCTCGAGTCGTCCAACCTCATCCTCGGGGTGGACTTCACCAAGAGCAACGAATGGACAGGGAAGCGGTCGTTCAACGGACAGAGCCTGCACAAGCTGGGCGACGCGCCCAACCCTTACGAGGCGGCCATCAGCATCATCGGCAAGACGCTCGCTCCCTTCGACGAGGACAACCTCATCCCCTGCTTCGGCTTCGGCGACG CGACCACGCACGACTACAACGTCTTCAGCTTCCACCCGGACAACTCGCCGTGCCACGGCTTCGAGGAGGTGCTGGCCTGCTACCGGAACGTCGTGCCGCACCTCAGGCTATCAG GGCCGACGTCCTTCGCGCCGATCGTGGAGGCCGCCGTCGACATCGTGGACAGGACCGGAGGCCAGTACCATGTCCTCGTCATCGTCGCCGACGGCCAG GTCACTAGGAGTGTGGATACCAGTGATGGCGATCTGAGCCCGCAGGAGAGAAGAACCGTGGACTCCATTGTCATGGCCAG TTCGTATCCCTTGTCCATCGTGCTGGTCGGGGTCGGGGATGGCCCATGGGAGGACATGCAGAAGTTCGACGACAAGCTCCCCGCGCGCGCCTTCGACAACTTCCAG TTTGTGAACTTCACGTCCATCATGTCGAGGAACGCGACGCTGCAGCAGAAGGAGTCGGCGTTCGCGCTGGCGGCGCTCATGGAGGTGCCCATCCAGTACAAGGCCACCATGGAGCTCGGCATCCTAGGCCGGTCCACGGGGAAGGCCAAGAGGGTCGTCCCGGCCCCGCCTCCGCTGCCGGGGTCTGCGCAGAGGCAGCCGTCGTCGTTCAGGCGGGAGGCTAGCGGCGCGAACGCCGCGGCGGCGGAGCCAAGAGAGGATCAG GTGTGCCCAATCTGCTTGACCAATGCCAAGGATCTAGCATTTGGCTGCGGCCACATG TGTTGCAGGGAGTGTGGGGAGAACCTCGACAGATGCCCGATATGCCGAGAGACAATACGCTCCAAGCTGAGGCTGTACACGGGATGA